One Mus musculus strain C57BL/6J chromosome Y, GRCm38.p6 C57BL/6J DNA segment encodes these proteins:
- the Gm21340 gene encoding Y-linked testis-specific protein 1-like yields the protein MTSLKKKSRRKPSSQALGNIVGCRISHGWKEGNEPVTHWKAIILGQLPTNPSLYLVKYDGIDSVYGQELHSDERILNLKVLPHKVDFPQVREVHLAGTLVGREVQHKFEGKDGSEDNWSGMVLAQVPFLQDYFYISYKKDPVLYVYQLLDDYKEGNLHIIPETPLAEARSGDDNDFLIGSWVQYTRDDGSKKFGKVVYKVLANPTVYFIKFLGDLHIYVYTLVSNIT from the coding sequence atgacatcactcaagaagaagagtaggaggaagccttcttcccaggccctggggaatattgttggctgcagaatttctcacgggtggaaggaaggtaatgagcctgtcacccattggaaggccatcattctaggtcaactgccaacaaacccttctctttatttggtgaagtatgacggaattgacagtgtctacggacaggagctccacagcgatgagaggattttaaatcttaaggtcttgcctcacaaagtagattttcctcaggtgagggaggtCCACCTCGCAGGcacactggttggcagagaggtacaacacaaatttgaggggaaagatggctctgaggacaactggagtgggatggtgctagcccaggtgccattcttacaggactatttttacatttcctacaagaaggatccggtcctctacgtctatcagctcctggatgactacaaggaaggtaacctccacatcattccagagacccctctggctgaggcgagatcaggtgatgacaatgacttcttaataggttcctgggtgcagtacaccagagatgatggatccaaaaagttcggaaaggttgtttacaaagttctagccaatcctactgtgtactttatcaaatttctcggtgacctccatatctatgtctatactctggtgtcaaatatcacttaa